A window from Culex pipiens pallens isolate TS chromosome 3, TS_CPP_V2, whole genome shotgun sequence encodes these proteins:
- the LOC120425953 gene encoding uncharacterized protein LOC120425953: protein MNVCGKCEQKICFEDAVPCSGKCGAFFHRSCTTLTKATAKVINEQQNVQFKCDLCLDSGIDAEIAVLLADVKEIKEELEKYSDVFDSISGINERIATQIDETIKKGIEDVMSTWVETFQNKMKTVVENSVASQIEKLKTLNCEKNNKVKKVNVTRKRGIHSESDGLPGSKKRALDSEPMVVDDEENDNVFESLTFADILKGNLETKNSSKEKKLAIRRPVIVIKPNENNQSNEQTRTFLKSNLDPKLHKINNFKNGRDGSIIAQCAPGQNLSKVKSDIENKIGQNYTAFVSNGLPKLKIVGMSEKYAPEDFIDLLTTQNDEIFIEHVKVVSSYENPRIKYNKFSVIVEVNNDTFDALIEAGKVNIGFDRCSVFEAIKVLRCFKCGEFGHMSTTCTKNETCSKCSESHKTSECTSTVMKCVNCLKKNKEQKMNLDVNHAAFSSKCPVFRHLLAIKKDRMYENE from the coding sequence ATGAACGTGTGTGGCAAGTGCGagcaaaaaatttgttttgaggATGCCGTACCTTGTTCGGGGAAGTGTGGGGCCTTTTTTCACCGTTCCTGCACTACTCTGACCAAAGCGACGGCGAAGGTGATTAATGAACAGCAAAATGTGCAGTTCAAGTGTGACCTATGTCTTGATAGTGGAATTGATGCTGAGATCGCAGTGCTTCTCGCTGATGTCAAAGAGATAAAAGAAGAGTTGGAGAAATATTCTGACGTCTTCGATTCTATCTCTGGCATCAATGAAAGAATTGCTACTCAAATCGACGAAACTATCAAGAAAGGGATAGAAGATGTCATGAGTACGTGGGTTGAAACGTTTCAGAATAAAATGAAAACAGTTGTTGAAAACAGTGTGgcgagtcaaattgaaaaattaaaaacattgaactgtgagaaaaataataaagtaaaaaaagtaaatgttACAAGAAAAAGAGGAATTCATTCAGAATCAGATGGGCTCCCGGGTAGTAAAAAACGCGCCCTTGACTCTGAGCCAATGGTGGTTGACGATGAAGAAAATGATAATGTTTTTGAATCACTTACTTTTGCGGATATTTTGAAAGGAAATCTAGAAACTAAAAACAGCTCTAAAGAAAAAAAGCTAGCCATTCGTCGACCAGTAATTGTGATTAAACCAAATGAGAATAACCAAAGTAACGAACAAACCAggacttttttgaaatcaaaccTTGACCCCAAATTGCATAagattaataattttaaaaatggtagAGACGGCTCAATTATTGCTCAGTGTGCCCCAGGACAAAACCTTTCTAAAGTGAAAAGTgacattgaaaacaaaattggacaaaattataCTGCATTTGTCTCGAATGGacttccaaaattgaaaattgtaggtatgaGTGAAAAGTATGCTCCTGaagattttattgatttattgaccactcaaaatgacgaaatttttattgaacatgTTAAAGTTGTTTCTTCTTACGAAAATCCTCGcataaaatacaataaattcAGTGTTATAGTTGAAGTTAACAATGATACTTTTGACGCATTAATAGAAGCCGGAAAGGTTAATATAGGGTTTGATAGATGTTCAGTGTTTGAGGCAATCAAAGTTCTGAGATGCTTTAAATGTGGAGAATTTGGACACATGAGCACTACATGTACAAAAAACGAAACGTGTTCGAAGTGTAGCGAGTCCCATAAAACCTCTGAGTGTACTTCAACAGTAATGAAATGTGTTaactgtttaaaaaagaacaaagaGCAAAAGATGAATCTTGACGTGAATCATGCAGCATTTAGCTCCAAATGTCCAGTTTTTCGACACTTACTGGCAATTAAAAAAGATCGAATGTATGAAAATGAATAG